A single region of the Chionomys nivalis chromosome 23, mChiNiv1.1, whole genome shotgun sequence genome encodes:
- the LOC130865516 gene encoding oocyte zinc finger protein XlCOF6-like isoform X2 — protein MGEPRRTRLRLVSFEDVTVDFSWEEWRHLDSAQRRLYQDVMLEIYSHLLAVGYLIPSSGAIFRKKKRKEALIEEAEFPRQQSRCREVESEFSAPRPRVSETEAFQTSKVSEITRHTLWCSIIGLWQDPDPTKRNWQSQKPPWSAGALLNKKAQSTDGDCGWKEPAEATPLVSSLISTQKGVPEALTNSERHNLEAEGEDQSKITKQLKDVVTSGQLFMRDSSNANHTIPHEGQNSCKGNQCRKVLTHKHTLRQQQGHPQEKPDKCPECGKVFYDMAAFREHQATHAGEKPFACHKCGKTFLQNSELTSHQETHIEKSYECPDCGKSFSRTSNLQVHHRIHTGEKPYECRDCGKSFNNTSQLKVHYRIHTGERPYVCPVCGKAFKQKSILSTHETIHTGEKPYECTVCGKLFSCTARLKVHYQIHMKEKPYECVDCGKAFKRKSSLTVHQKIHRQTQHVCRECGKAFSQKSELSTHQRAHLGQRAHRCDACGKAFTYVSQLKMHHRVHTGEKPYKCRDCGKSFTYSFTLNVHCRIHKVEKPHKCTVCGKALASKYQLEEHERIHTGEKPYVCSTCGKGFHGRSGFLRHQITHTRDKPFVCPKCGKAFFQRSQLASHQQTHTGEKPHECRYCGKSFSHTSQLTVHHRIHTGERPYKCSYCGKSFSNSSQLKEHLRIHTGETPYACSECGKAFSRRSSLNLHTKIHTGEKHHVCSDCGKAFSQKSVLRTHQRIHTGEKPYKCRDCGKALASKGQLQDHQRIHTGEKPYVCTECEKGFFGRSSLHRHQITHTKERPFICQKCGKTFIQKSALVSHQQIHTGEKPYVCPECGKGFYNKSSLPRHQMTHTRGRSFICQQCGKAFLQKSVLKCHQRTHTHKKP, from the exons ATGGGCGAGCCAAGGAGGACTCGGCTG AGATTGGTGTCCTTTGAGGATGTGACTGTGGACTtcagctgggaggagtggaggcaCCTGGACTCCGCCCAAAGACGCCTGTACCAGGACGTGATGCTGGAGATCTACAGCCACCTCTTGGCAGTGG GGTACCTCATTCCCAGCTCCGGGGCcatcttcaggaaaaaaaaaagaaaggaggcatTGATAGAAGAGGCTGAGTTCCCACGTCAGCAGAGTCGGTGTCGAG aggtGGAATCAGAGTTTTCTGCCCCTCGACCAAGAGTTTCTGAGACTGAAGCATTTCAAACTAGTAAGGTCAGTGAAATCACAAGACACACCCTATGGTGTTCTATCATAGGACTGTGGCAAGATCCTGACCCTACAAAAAGAAATTGGCAAAGCCAGAAACCACCTTGGAGTGCCGGTGCTCTCCTCAACAAGAAAGCTCAGAGCACAGACGGAGACTGTGGATGGAAAGAGCCTGCAGAAGCCACTCCTTTGGTGTCCAGCCTCATTTCCACACAGAAGGGAGTCCCGGAGGCACTCACAAACAGTGAGAGGCATaacctggaggcagagggtgAAGACCAAAGCAAGATCACTAAACAGCTTAAAGATGTTGTTACCTCCGGTCAGCTCTTCATGCGAGACTCTTCTAATGCTAACCACACGATTCCTCACGAAGGCCAGAATTCCTGTAAAGGTAACCAGTGCAGGAAAGttctcacacataaacacacactgagacagcAACAAGGGCATCCTCAGGAGAAACCAGACAAATGCCCTGAATGTGGAAAGGTCTTCTATGACATGGCTGCTTTCAGGGAACATCAGGCAACTCACGCTGGAGAAAAGCCTTTCGCCTGTCACAAGTGTGGGAAAACCTTCCTCCAGAACTCAGAGTTGACCTCCCATCAAGAAACTCACATAGAGAAATCATATGAGTGCCCTGACTGTGGGAAATCATTCAGTCGTACATCCAACCTGCAGGTTCATCATcgaattcacactggagagaagccttacgAGTGCCGCgactgtgggaagtccttcaaTAATACATCCCAACTGAAGGTGCATTATCGAATACACACAGGGGAGAGACCTTACGTGTGCCCTgtatgtgggaaagccttcaagCAGAAGTCAATCCTCAGCACTCACGAGACCATTCACACCGGGGAGAAGCCTTACGAATGTACTGTCTGTGGGAAATTGTTTAGCTGTACGGCCCGACTGAAAGTCCACTATCAGATCCACATGAAGGAGAAACCGTATGAATGTGTTgactgtgggaaagccttcaagCGCAAGTCGAGTCTCACTGTCCACCAGaagatacacagacaaacacagcaTGTATGCCGTGAGTGTGGGAAAGCGTTTAGCCAGAAGTCAGAGCTCAGCACGCACCAGAGAGCCCACCTGGGCCAGCGTGCTCACAGATGCGATGCCTGTGGGAAGGCGTTTACTTATGTATCCCAGCTGAAGATGCATCATCGAGTGCACACAGGGGAGAAGCCTTACAAGTGCCGCGACTGTGGGAAGTCATTTACTTACTCATTCACACTGAATGTGCATTGTCGAATTCACAAAGTGGAGAAACCTCACAAATGTACTGTCTGTGGGAAAGCCTTGGCCTCCAAGTACCAACTCGAAGAGCACGAGCGGattcacacaggagagaagccGTACGTGTGCAGCACGTGTGGAAAAGGTTTTCATGGTAGGTCGGGTTTCCTGAGGCATCAGATAACTCACACCAGGGACAAGCCTTTCGTCTGCCCCAAGTGTGGAAAGGCCTTCTTTCAGCGCTCACAGTTGGCATCTCAtcagcagacacacacaggcgAGAAACCCCATGAATGCCGTTACTGTGGGAAATCCTTCAGTCATACGTCCCAACTGACAGTGCACCATCGAATTCACACAGGGGAGAGACCTTACAAATGCAGCTACTGTGGGAAGTCGTTCAGTAATTCCTCCCAACTGAAAGAGCATCTCCGCATTCACACCGGGGAGACACCGTATGCATGTTCTGaatgtgggaaggccttcagcCGGAGGTCATCCCTCAATCTGCACACGAAaattcacactggagaaaagcACCATGTGTGTAGTGACTGTGGGAAAGCCTTTAGTCAGAAGTCGGTACTTCGAACACATCAGAGAATTCACACCGGAGAGAAGCCTTACAAATGCCGTGACTGTGGGAAAGCGTTGGCTTCAAAGGGCCAACTCCAAGATCACCAGAGAATTCACACAGGCGAGAAGCCCTACGTTTGCACTGAATGTGAGAAGGGTTTCTTTGGCAGGTCATCTTTGCATAGACATCAGATAACTCACACTAAGGAGAGACCTTTTATCTGTCAAAAATGTGGgaaaaccttcatccagaaatCAGCATTGGTATCCCATCAGCAAATTCATACAGGTGAGAAACCCTACGTGTGCCCTGAGTGTGGGAAGGGCTTCTACAATAAGTCCTCTTTGCCCAGACACCAGATGACTCACACCAGGGGGAGATCTTTTATCTGTCAACAGTGCGGGAAGGCATTCCTGCAGAAGTCCGTGTTGAAATGCCATCAgcgaacacacactcacaagaaGCCGTAG
- the LOC130865516 gene encoding zinc finger protein 665-like isoform X1 — protein sequence MNLSQKPQRLNPQEQDGSSERLVSFEDVTVDFSWEEWRHLDSAQRRLYQDVMLEIYSHLLAVGYLIPSSGAIFRKKKRKEALIEEAEFPRQQSRCREVESEFSAPRPRVSETEAFQTSKVSEITRHTLWCSIIGLWQDPDPTKRNWQSQKPPWSAGALLNKKAQSTDGDCGWKEPAEATPLVSSLISTQKGVPEALTNSERHNLEAEGEDQSKITKQLKDVVTSGQLFMRDSSNANHTIPHEGQNSCKGNQCRKVLTHKHTLRQQQGHPQEKPDKCPECGKVFYDMAAFREHQATHAGEKPFACHKCGKTFLQNSELTSHQETHIEKSYECPDCGKSFSRTSNLQVHHRIHTGEKPYECRDCGKSFNNTSQLKVHYRIHTGERPYVCPVCGKAFKQKSILSTHETIHTGEKPYECTVCGKLFSCTARLKVHYQIHMKEKPYECVDCGKAFKRKSSLTVHQKIHRQTQHVCRECGKAFSQKSELSTHQRAHLGQRAHRCDACGKAFTYVSQLKMHHRVHTGEKPYKCRDCGKSFTYSFTLNVHCRIHKVEKPHKCTVCGKALASKYQLEEHERIHTGEKPYVCSTCGKGFHGRSGFLRHQITHTRDKPFVCPKCGKAFFQRSQLASHQQTHTGEKPHECRYCGKSFSHTSQLTVHHRIHTGERPYKCSYCGKSFSNSSQLKEHLRIHTGETPYACSECGKAFSRRSSLNLHTKIHTGEKHHVCSDCGKAFSQKSVLRTHQRIHTGEKPYKCRDCGKALASKGQLQDHQRIHTGEKPYVCTECEKGFFGRSSLHRHQITHTKERPFICQKCGKTFIQKSALVSHQQIHTGEKPYVCPECGKGFYNKSSLPRHQMTHTRGRSFICQQCGKAFLQKSVLKCHQRTHTHKKP from the exons ATGAATTTGTCCCAGAAGCCCCAGAGACTGAACCCACAGGAGCAGGATGGGTCAAGCGAG AGATTGGTGTCCTTTGAGGATGTGACTGTGGACTtcagctgggaggagtggaggcaCCTGGACTCCGCCCAAAGACGCCTGTACCAGGACGTGATGCTGGAGATCTACAGCCACCTCTTGGCAGTGG GGTACCTCATTCCCAGCTCCGGGGCcatcttcaggaaaaaaaaaagaaaggaggcatTGATAGAAGAGGCTGAGTTCCCACGTCAGCAGAGTCGGTGTCGAG aggtGGAATCAGAGTTTTCTGCCCCTCGACCAAGAGTTTCTGAGACTGAAGCATTTCAAACTAGTAAGGTCAGTGAAATCACAAGACACACCCTATGGTGTTCTATCATAGGACTGTGGCAAGATCCTGACCCTACAAAAAGAAATTGGCAAAGCCAGAAACCACCTTGGAGTGCCGGTGCTCTCCTCAACAAGAAAGCTCAGAGCACAGACGGAGACTGTGGATGGAAAGAGCCTGCAGAAGCCACTCCTTTGGTGTCCAGCCTCATTTCCACACAGAAGGGAGTCCCGGAGGCACTCACAAACAGTGAGAGGCATaacctggaggcagagggtgAAGACCAAAGCAAGATCACTAAACAGCTTAAAGATGTTGTTACCTCCGGTCAGCTCTTCATGCGAGACTCTTCTAATGCTAACCACACGATTCCTCACGAAGGCCAGAATTCCTGTAAAGGTAACCAGTGCAGGAAAGttctcacacataaacacacactgagacagcAACAAGGGCATCCTCAGGAGAAACCAGACAAATGCCCTGAATGTGGAAAGGTCTTCTATGACATGGCTGCTTTCAGGGAACATCAGGCAACTCACGCTGGAGAAAAGCCTTTCGCCTGTCACAAGTGTGGGAAAACCTTCCTCCAGAACTCAGAGTTGACCTCCCATCAAGAAACTCACATAGAGAAATCATATGAGTGCCCTGACTGTGGGAAATCATTCAGTCGTACATCCAACCTGCAGGTTCATCATcgaattcacactggagagaagccttacgAGTGCCGCgactgtgggaagtccttcaaTAATACATCCCAACTGAAGGTGCATTATCGAATACACACAGGGGAGAGACCTTACGTGTGCCCTgtatgtgggaaagccttcaagCAGAAGTCAATCCTCAGCACTCACGAGACCATTCACACCGGGGAGAAGCCTTACGAATGTACTGTCTGTGGGAAATTGTTTAGCTGTACGGCCCGACTGAAAGTCCACTATCAGATCCACATGAAGGAGAAACCGTATGAATGTGTTgactgtgggaaagccttcaagCGCAAGTCGAGTCTCACTGTCCACCAGaagatacacagacaaacacagcaTGTATGCCGTGAGTGTGGGAAAGCGTTTAGCCAGAAGTCAGAGCTCAGCACGCACCAGAGAGCCCACCTGGGCCAGCGTGCTCACAGATGCGATGCCTGTGGGAAGGCGTTTACTTATGTATCCCAGCTGAAGATGCATCATCGAGTGCACACAGGGGAGAAGCCTTACAAGTGCCGCGACTGTGGGAAGTCATTTACTTACTCATTCACACTGAATGTGCATTGTCGAATTCACAAAGTGGAGAAACCTCACAAATGTACTGTCTGTGGGAAAGCCTTGGCCTCCAAGTACCAACTCGAAGAGCACGAGCGGattcacacaggagagaagccGTACGTGTGCAGCACGTGTGGAAAAGGTTTTCATGGTAGGTCGGGTTTCCTGAGGCATCAGATAACTCACACCAGGGACAAGCCTTTCGTCTGCCCCAAGTGTGGAAAGGCCTTCTTTCAGCGCTCACAGTTGGCATCTCAtcagcagacacacacaggcgAGAAACCCCATGAATGCCGTTACTGTGGGAAATCCTTCAGTCATACGTCCCAACTGACAGTGCACCATCGAATTCACACAGGGGAGAGACCTTACAAATGCAGCTACTGTGGGAAGTCGTTCAGTAATTCCTCCCAACTGAAAGAGCATCTCCGCATTCACACCGGGGAGACACCGTATGCATGTTCTGaatgtgggaaggccttcagcCGGAGGTCATCCCTCAATCTGCACACGAAaattcacactggagaaaagcACCATGTGTGTAGTGACTGTGGGAAAGCCTTTAGTCAGAAGTCGGTACTTCGAACACATCAGAGAATTCACACCGGAGAGAAGCCTTACAAATGCCGTGACTGTGGGAAAGCGTTGGCTTCAAAGGGCCAACTCCAAGATCACCAGAGAATTCACACAGGCGAGAAGCCCTACGTTTGCACTGAATGTGAGAAGGGTTTCTTTGGCAGGTCATCTTTGCATAGACATCAGATAACTCACACTAAGGAGAGACCTTTTATCTGTCAAAAATGTGGgaaaaccttcatccagaaatCAGCATTGGTATCCCATCAGCAAATTCATACAGGTGAGAAACCCTACGTGTGCCCTGAGTGTGGGAAGGGCTTCTACAATAAGTCCTCTTTGCCCAGACACCAGATGACTCACACCAGGGGGAGATCTTTTATCTGTCAACAGTGCGGGAAGGCATTCCTGCAGAAGTCCGTGTTGAAATGCCATCAgcgaacacacactcacaagaaGCCGTAG
- the LOC130865165 gene encoding sialic acid-binding Ig-like lectin 13, translating to MLPLWLLLLWGMKEVEGGAEAIEGYSLDVEKTVVVQEGLCIQVPCKFTYRQEEWTDSDPVHGYWFQRGANVQQNPPVATNNPERSVLASTRDRFFLLGEPLKNNCSLYIRETRKDDTGSYFFRLERGKARFNYIQDMMTLQVTDRTNTPNILIPETLEAGRPSNLTCSVPWACGSPTFSWTGSSVSLLSTNTAGSSVLTVTPQPRDHGTNLTCQVTLPGAGVTTRTTIRLNVSYAPRNLAMIIYKGVGSASTALRNGSTLTLLEGETLHMACTVDSNPPARLNWVHENIILSPIQSSTPGLLELSPEHLRYEGKFTCNAQNVLGSQHMSLFLKWKLGPMAEVVLVAVVEAAVKVLLLGLCLIVLRRYQKYSELLIHKFPFQRLVREIAQDFKTDLRFQSAAIGALREASGLFEDTNLCAIHAKRITIMPKET from the exons ATGCTGccgctgtggctgctgctgctctggGGGATGAAGGAGGTAGAGGGTGGGGCTGAGGCCATAGAGGGTTACAGCCTGGATGTGGAAAAGACTGTGGTGGTGCAAGAGGGCCTGTGTATCCAGGTACCCTGTAAGTTCACCTACCGCCAGGAGGAATGGACTGACTCAGACCCAGTTCATGGATACTGGTTCCAGAGGGGAGCCAATGTACAGCAGAATCCTCCAGTGGCCACAAATAACCCAGAGCGGTCAGTACTGGCTTCGACCCGGGACCGATTCTTCCTGCTCGGAGAACCACTGAAGAACAACTGCTCCCTGTATATCAGAGAGACCAGGAAGGACGACACGGGGTCATACTTCTTTCGCCTGGAGAGAGGAAAAGCGAGGTTTAATTATATTCAGGACATGATGACTCTGCAAGTGACAG ATCGCACTAACACCCCCAACATCCTTATCCCGGAGACCCTGGAGGCTGGCCGTCCCAGCAACCTGACCTGCTCTGTGCCTTGGGCCTGTGGGTCCCCCACCTTCTCCTGGACTGGTTCCTCTGTGTCACTCTTGAGCACCAACACCGCTGGTTCCTCAGTGCTGACTGTCACCCCCCAGCCCCGGGACCATGGCACCAACCTCACTTGTCAGGTGACCCTGCCTGGAGCTGGTGTGACCACAAGAACGACCATCCGTCTCAACGTGTCAT ATGCTCCAAGGAATCTAGCCATGATTATCTACAAAGGAGTTGGTTCAg caTCCACAGCCCTGAGAAATGGCTCCACACTGACTTTGCTGGAAGGAGAGACCCTTCATATGGCCTGTACTGTTGACAGTAACCCTCCTGCCAGGCTCAACTGGGTCCATGAAAACATCATTCTGAGTCCCATACAGTCCTCAACTCCTGGGTTGTTAGAACTGTCCCCAGAACACCTGAGATATGAAGGGAAATTCACCTGTAACGCACAGAACGTTCTCGGATCTCAGCACATGTCTCTATTTTTAAAGT GGAAATTGGGGCCGATGGCAGAAGTGGTTCTGGTAGCTGTGGTAGAGGCTGCTGTTAAAGTCCTGCTTCTTGGGCTGTGCCTAATTGTCCTCAG ACGCTATCAGAAATACAGTGAACTTTTGATTCACAAGTTCCCCTTCCAGCGTCTGGTGCGAGAAATTGCTCAGGACTTCAAAACAGATCTGCGCTTCCAGAGTGCAGCTATTGGTGCTTTGCGGGAGGCAAGTGGCCTTTTTGAAGATACCAACCTGTGTGCTATCCATGCCAAACGTATCACAATTATGCCAAAAGAAACGTAG